A genomic region of Helicoverpa zea isolate HzStark_Cry1AcR chromosome 8, ilHelZeax1.1, whole genome shotgun sequence contains the following coding sequences:
- the LOC124632531 gene encoding probable phosphorylase b kinase regulatory subunit alpha isoform X4: MRTRSNSGVRLDYYQRVVHKLILDHQQPVTGLFPASPQNEHAWIRDNLYCILAVWGLSMAFKKIADQDEDRAKTYELEQSCVKLMRGLLMAMMQQKDKVEKFKSTQHPLDSLHAKYSSTTGRSVVKDTEWGHLQIDAISLYLLILAQMTASGLQIVFSLDEVSFIQNLVFYIESAYCTPDYGIWERGDKTNHGLPELNASSIGMAKAALEAMNELDLFGARGGPSSVIHVLADEAQKCQAVLQSMLPRESNSKELDSGLLSIISYPAFAVDDPQLIAITRDTIVTKLQGKFGCKRFLRDGHKTPREDPNRLYYEPWELRMFENIECEWPLFFCYLILDYCFKGDKNNVTEYTQMLEKIMLRKDDGIKLVPELYSVPADKADLEQQNPGSQERIPLGRCPFIWAQSLYILGKLLQEGFLAVGELDPLNRRLCSEKKPDVVVQIVILAENNEIRDKLLEYDLHVQTISEVAPIEVQPARVLSHLYTYLGRNKKLGLSGRKSRDVGILSTSKLYSLNDRIFAFTPQFSDMTRFYIASDFDLMVDTLKAEINFLKSSWQNLLGRPLVVLTLSQMHLDQGKIPMAMITTMKKLKSGYINGTRVTLGNLGEFLSTSAITNLSFLGSQEDGYPDKLNPEVQSYLEEHLLKSFSNKISFLPRPMGARNARALRRRMSVRGAIKKTRSINVDSETLGMEGESVGRSLERKPSWLDVDPATYGRSPSPEEAAKKKAFTKGTSTTSLTVTTPTIEVTKEKSPSPPEAIINKNLSGIVRNRTTSDSQNSVYAEQETDELIAMLRETESLDEQGDILQYLVDTHGLDFSTGMQENGKMVTVKDLLKVLYEKACTQKLWGLVRHTAGMLGKRVEDLAKAVTDLLVRQKQITVGMPPNNEHTITAPLPENELRQLIHEAYGDDESTAMLTQELLVYLAMFIRTEPQLFLEMLRLRVGLIIQVMATELSRTLSCDGEEASEHLLNLSPFEMKNLLHHILSGKEFAINSVGRGNFSIVSNKSHRYGKKSQIVLEGQSLQGGIEDPPITEPDRQGQWLRRRRLDGALNRVPRDFYPRVWGVLERCQGLVIQGKILQPNLTQEMTSGELKFALAVETVLNSIPQPEYRQLVVEALMVLTLVVEYKAVAHLGGTIEVESLVHRANQIFLDDQTRCNGDATLCCAKESTRGTALVCGGAAGVCQHLYDSAPSGSYGTMTYLARAVAALLADTMPLDSPIECTIT; the protein is encoded by the exons ATGAGGACTCGTAGCAATTCGGGGGTGCGTTTGGATTATTATCAGCGGGTAGTACACAAGTTAATTTTAGATCATCAGCAGCCTGTGACTGGTTTGTTTCCCGCAAGCCCGCAGAATGAACATGCTTGGATTAGAGATAACTTGTACTGCATATTGGCCGTATGGGGGCTATCCATGGCCTTTAAAAAGATTGCCGACCAAGATGAAGATCGTGCCAAAACATATGAGTTGGAACAGAGCTGTGTCAAGTTAATGAGAG GTCTGCTCATGGCAATGATGCAGCAAAAAGATAAAGTGGAGAAATTCAAAAGCACACAACACCCCTTGGATTCCCTCCATGCCAAATACTCATCTACCACAGGACGCTCAGTGGTGAAAGACACAGAATGGGGACATCTCCAAATAGATGCCATTTCTCTGTACCTCCTCATTCTTGCACAGATGACAGCATCTGGTCTGCAGATAGTATTCTCTTTAGATGAAGTTTCATTCATTCAGAATCTAGTTTTTTACATTGAATCTGCTTATTGCACCCCTGATTATGGTATTTGGGAAAGAGGTGACAAAACCAACCATGGTCTGCCAGAGTTAAATGCCAGCTCGATTGGTATGGCCAAAGCAGCTTTGGAAGCTATGAATGAATTGGACCTGTTTGGTGCTCGAGGTGGTCCATCTAGTGTAATCCATGTTTTGGCTGATGAAGCTCAAAAATGTCAAGCTGTATTACAATCAATGCTTCCCAGAGAATCCAATAGTAAAGAGTTAGACTCAGGGCTACTTTCAATTATTAGCTATCCAGCATTTGCAGTAGATGACCCACAGTTAATTGCTATAACTAGGGACACTATTGTTACTAAACTACAAGGAAAATTTGGATGTAAAAGGTTTCTTAGAGATGGTCACAAAACACCCAGAGAAGATCCCAACAGGCTTTACTATGAACCTTGGGAACTGAGaatgtttgaaaatattgaatgtGAGTGGCCTCTATTCTTCTGCTACCTGATATTGGATTATTGCTTCAAAGGTGATAAAAACAATGTCACAGAGTACACACAGATGTTAGAAAAGATAATGCTGAGGAAAGATGATGGAATAAAATTAGTTCCTGAGTTATATTCAGTGCCAGCAGATAAAGCAGACTTGGAACAACAGAATCCAGGGAGCCAAGAACGCATACCTCTTGGCAGGTGCCCATTTATATGGGCTCAGTCATTGTACATTCTAGGGAAATTATTACAAGAG gGATTTCTGGCTGTTGGTGAATTGGATCCCCTCAATAGAAGATTATGTTCAGAGAAGAAGCCAGATGTGGTTGTCCAGATTGTGATACTTGCTGAGAATAATGAAATAAGAGACAAATTGTTGGAGTATGACCTGCATGTACAAACTATTAGTGAAGTGGCACCAATAGAAGTTCAGCCAGCCCGAGTTCTTAGCCATTtgtatacatatttag GTAGAAACAAAAAACTGGGTTTATCTGGCAGAAAGTCACGCGATGTGGGCATTTTAAGTACAAGCAAGCTGTACTCTTTGAACGACCGCATTTTTGCTTTCACACCACAG ttTTCTGATATGACACGTTTCTACATCGCCTCTGACTTCGATCTAATGGTTGATACCCTCAAAGCAGAGATTAATTTCTTGAAGTCCTCTTGGCAAAACCTCCTTGGGCGACCACTTGTTGTCTTGACTTTGAGTCAAATGcacttag ACCAAGGTAAGATCCCAATGGCAATGATTACGACTATGAAGAAGCTCAAGTCTGGATATATCAATGGAACTAGAGTGACTCTTGGAAACCTTGGAGAGTTTTTGAGCACTTCTGCCATTACGAATTTAAGTTTCCTTGGCAGTCAAGAAGATGGATATCCTGATA AACTGAATCCCGAAGTACAGAGCTACCTAGAAGAGCACTTGCTGAAATCCTTTAGCAACAAGATCAGTTTCCTCCCGCGGCCAATGGGAGCGCGTAACGCTCGGGCGCTGCGTCGGCGCATGTCTGTGCGCGGCGCTATCAAGAAGACGAGGTCTATTAATGTGGACt CTGAAACACTAGGTATGGAAGGTGAATCAGTGGGACGTTCTTTAGAACGCAAACCTTCTTGGCTTGATGTTGATCCTGCCACGTACGGCCGCAGCCCATCGCCTGAAGAAGCAGCTAAAAAGAAAGCTTTTACTAA GGGGACATCAACAACTTCTTTGACCGTTACTACACCTACTATTGAAGTGACGAAAGAAAAATCTCCATCGCCGCCAGAGG caaTTATAAACAAGAACTTATCAGGCATCGTTCGCAACCGCACGACATCAGATTCCCAGAATTCAGTGTATGCTGAACAAGAGACAGATGAATTGATAGCTATGTTACGCGAAACTGAGAGCTTGGACGAACAAGGAGATATCCTGCAGTATCTTGTCGATACACACGGGCTTGATTTTAGTACAG GTATGCAAGAAAACGGCAAAATGGTGACCGTAAAGGACCTCCTCAAAGTTCTATACGAGAAGGCTTGTACCCAAAAGCTTTGGGGTCTCGTTCGTCATACTGCGGGAATGCTTGGTAAAAGGGTCGAAGACCTCGCTAAAGCCGTCACAGACTTACTTGTTCGACAGAAACAAATCACTGTGGGTATGCCCCCTAATAATGAGCATACGATCACCGCGCCGCTACCCGAAAATGAACTTAGACAGCTCATACATGAG GCGTATGGCGATGACGAGAGTACTGCTATGTTGACACAAGAGCTGCTGGTCTACCTGGCCATGTTCATCCGCACAGAACCACAGCTGTTCCTCGAGATGTTACGTCTGCGCGTCGGACTTATTATACAG GTAATGGCCACGGAGCTTTCACGAACACTGTCATGTGATGGCGAGGAGGCTTCTGAACACCTCCTCAACCTGTCTCCCTTCGAGATGAAGAACTTACTCCACCATATACTCAGCGGAAAGGAGTTTGCTATCAATAGCG tGGGACGCGGTAACTTTTCTATAGTGAGCAACAAGTCTCATAGATATGGCAAGAAGTCACAGATCGTTTTAGAAGGACAATCTCTTCAAGGCGGTATTGAAGACC CACCTATCACAGAGCCAGATCGTCAAGGACAATGGTTGCGCAGACGACGCCTGGATGGCGCGCTCAACCGAGTGCCGCGAGACTTCTACCCACGTGTGTGGGGAGTATTGGAAAGG tgtcaaGGCCTAGTAATCCAAGGCAAGATCCTACAACCAAACCTCACCCAAGAGATGACATCAGGCGAGCTGAAGTTCGCCTTAGCAGTGGAAACAGTATTGAACTCGATACCTCAGCCGGAGTACCGTCAGTTAGTCGTAGAAGCTCTCATGGTGTTGACCCTAGTCGTGGAATATAAGGCCGTAGCTCACCTGGGCGGAACTATTGAGGTGGAGAGTTTGGTGCACAGGGCCAACCAAATATTCTTGGATGATCAG ACGCGCTGCAACGGCGACGCAACTCTCTGCTGCGCGAAGGAGAGCACGCGCGGCACGGCGCTGGtgtgcggcggcgcggcgggcgtgTGCCAGCACCTGTACGACAGCGCGCCGTCGGGCTCGTACGGCACCATGACGTACCTCGCCCGCGCCGTCGCCGCGCTGCTCGCCGACACCATGCCGCTCGACTCGCCCATCGAGTGCACCATCACATAG
- the LOC124632531 gene encoding probable phosphorylase b kinase regulatory subunit alpha isoform X3 translates to MRTRSNSGVRLDYYQRVVHKLILDHQQPVTGLFPASPQNEHAWIRDNLYCILAVWGLSMAFKKIADQDEDRAKTYELEQSCVKLMRGLLMAMMQQKDKVEKFKSTQHPLDSLHAKYSSTTGRSVVKDTEWGHLQIDAISLYLLILAQMTASGLQIVFSLDEVSFIQNLVFYIESAYCTPDYGIWERGDKTNHGLPELNASSIGMAKAALEAMNELDLFGARGGPSSVIHVLADEAQKCQAVLQSMLPRESNSKELDSGLLSIISYPAFAVDDPQLIAITRDTIVTKLQGKFGCKRFLRDGHKTPREDPNRLYYEPWELRMFENIECEWPLFFCYLILDYCFKGDKNNVTEYTQMLEKIMLRKDDGIKLVPELYSVPADKADLEQQNPGSQERIPLGRCPFIWAQSLYILGKLLQEGFLAVGELDPLNRRLCSEKKPDVVVQIVILAENNEIRDKLLEYDLHVQTISEVAPIEVQPARVLSHLYTYLGRNKKLGLSGRKSRDVGILSTSKLYSLNDRIFAFTPQNFDYEEYYMSRDPALLASTFTANVAFLGMSWKQMLGRPTITLLATQYLLDQGKIPMAMITTMKKLKSGYINGTRVTLGNLGEFLSTSAITNLSFLGSQEDGYPDKLNPEVQSYLEEHLLKSFSNKISFLPRPMGARNARALRRRMSVRGAIKKTRSINVDSETLGMEGESVGRSLERKPSWLDVDPATYGRSPSPEEAAKKKAFTKGTSTTSLTVTTPTIEVTKEKSPSPPEAIINKNLSGIVRNRTTSDSQNSVYAEQETDELIAMLRETESLDEQGDILQYLVDTHGLDFSTGMQENGKMVTVKDLLKVLYEKACTQKLWGLVRHTAGMLGKRVEDLAKAVTDLLVRQKQITVGMPPNNEHTITAPLPENELRQLIHEAYGDDESTAMLTQELLVYLAMFIRTEPQLFLEMLRLRVGLIIQVMATELSRTLSCDGEEASEHLLNLSPFEMKNLLHHILSGKEFAINSVGRGNFSIVSNKSHRYGKKSQIVLEGQSLQGGIEDPPITEPDRQGQWLRRRRLDGALNRVPRDFYPRVWGVLERCQGLVIQGKILQPNLTQEMTSGELKFALAVETVLNSIPQPEYRQLVVEALMVLTLVVEYKAVAHLGGTIEVESLVHRANQIFLDDQTRCNGDATLCCAKESTRGTALVCGGAAGVCQHLYDSAPSGSYGTMTYLARAVAALLADTMPLDSPIECTIT, encoded by the exons ATGAGGACTCGTAGCAATTCGGGGGTGCGTTTGGATTATTATCAGCGGGTAGTACACAAGTTAATTTTAGATCATCAGCAGCCTGTGACTGGTTTGTTTCCCGCAAGCCCGCAGAATGAACATGCTTGGATTAGAGATAACTTGTACTGCATATTGGCCGTATGGGGGCTATCCATGGCCTTTAAAAAGATTGCCGACCAAGATGAAGATCGTGCCAAAACATATGAGTTGGAACAGAGCTGTGTCAAGTTAATGAGAG GTCTGCTCATGGCAATGATGCAGCAAAAAGATAAAGTGGAGAAATTCAAAAGCACACAACACCCCTTGGATTCCCTCCATGCCAAATACTCATCTACCACAGGACGCTCAGTGGTGAAAGACACAGAATGGGGACATCTCCAAATAGATGCCATTTCTCTGTACCTCCTCATTCTTGCACAGATGACAGCATCTGGTCTGCAGATAGTATTCTCTTTAGATGAAGTTTCATTCATTCAGAATCTAGTTTTTTACATTGAATCTGCTTATTGCACCCCTGATTATGGTATTTGGGAAAGAGGTGACAAAACCAACCATGGTCTGCCAGAGTTAAATGCCAGCTCGATTGGTATGGCCAAAGCAGCTTTGGAAGCTATGAATGAATTGGACCTGTTTGGTGCTCGAGGTGGTCCATCTAGTGTAATCCATGTTTTGGCTGATGAAGCTCAAAAATGTCAAGCTGTATTACAATCAATGCTTCCCAGAGAATCCAATAGTAAAGAGTTAGACTCAGGGCTACTTTCAATTATTAGCTATCCAGCATTTGCAGTAGATGACCCACAGTTAATTGCTATAACTAGGGACACTATTGTTACTAAACTACAAGGAAAATTTGGATGTAAAAGGTTTCTTAGAGATGGTCACAAAACACCCAGAGAAGATCCCAACAGGCTTTACTATGAACCTTGGGAACTGAGaatgtttgaaaatattgaatgtGAGTGGCCTCTATTCTTCTGCTACCTGATATTGGATTATTGCTTCAAAGGTGATAAAAACAATGTCACAGAGTACACACAGATGTTAGAAAAGATAATGCTGAGGAAAGATGATGGAATAAAATTAGTTCCTGAGTTATATTCAGTGCCAGCAGATAAAGCAGACTTGGAACAACAGAATCCAGGGAGCCAAGAACGCATACCTCTTGGCAGGTGCCCATTTATATGGGCTCAGTCATTGTACATTCTAGGGAAATTATTACAAGAG gGATTTCTGGCTGTTGGTGAATTGGATCCCCTCAATAGAAGATTATGTTCAGAGAAGAAGCCAGATGTGGTTGTCCAGATTGTGATACTTGCTGAGAATAATGAAATAAGAGACAAATTGTTGGAGTATGACCTGCATGTACAAACTATTAGTGAAGTGGCACCAATAGAAGTTCAGCCAGCCCGAGTTCTTAGCCATTtgtatacatatttag GTAGAAACAAAAAACTGGGTTTATCTGGCAGAAAGTCACGCGATGTGGGCATTTTAAGTACAAGCAAGCTGTACTCTTTGAACGACCGCATTTTTGCTTTCACACCACAG AACTTCGACTACGAAGAGTACTACATGTCGCGCGACCCGGCTCTGCTCGCCAGCACGTTTACGGCGAACGTCGCGTTCCTTGGCATGAGTTGGAAGCAAATGCTTGGCCGGCCGACGATTACGTTGCTCGCTACGCAGTATTTGTTAG ACCAAGGTAAGATCCCAATGGCAATGATTACGACTATGAAGAAGCTCAAGTCTGGATATATCAATGGAACTAGAGTGACTCTTGGAAACCTTGGAGAGTTTTTGAGCACTTCTGCCATTACGAATTTAAGTTTCCTTGGCAGTCAAGAAGATGGATATCCTGATA AACTGAATCCCGAAGTACAGAGCTACCTAGAAGAGCACTTGCTGAAATCCTTTAGCAACAAGATCAGTTTCCTCCCGCGGCCAATGGGAGCGCGTAACGCTCGGGCGCTGCGTCGGCGCATGTCTGTGCGCGGCGCTATCAAGAAGACGAGGTCTATTAATGTGGACt CTGAAACACTAGGTATGGAAGGTGAATCAGTGGGACGTTCTTTAGAACGCAAACCTTCTTGGCTTGATGTTGATCCTGCCACGTACGGCCGCAGCCCATCGCCTGAAGAAGCAGCTAAAAAGAAAGCTTTTACTAA GGGGACATCAACAACTTCTTTGACCGTTACTACACCTACTATTGAAGTGACGAAAGAAAAATCTCCATCGCCGCCAGAGG caaTTATAAACAAGAACTTATCAGGCATCGTTCGCAACCGCACGACATCAGATTCCCAGAATTCAGTGTATGCTGAACAAGAGACAGATGAATTGATAGCTATGTTACGCGAAACTGAGAGCTTGGACGAACAAGGAGATATCCTGCAGTATCTTGTCGATACACACGGGCTTGATTTTAGTACAG GTATGCAAGAAAACGGCAAAATGGTGACCGTAAAGGACCTCCTCAAAGTTCTATACGAGAAGGCTTGTACCCAAAAGCTTTGGGGTCTCGTTCGTCATACTGCGGGAATGCTTGGTAAAAGGGTCGAAGACCTCGCTAAAGCCGTCACAGACTTACTTGTTCGACAGAAACAAATCACTGTGGGTATGCCCCCTAATAATGAGCATACGATCACCGCGCCGCTACCCGAAAATGAACTTAGACAGCTCATACATGAG GCGTATGGCGATGACGAGAGTACTGCTATGTTGACACAAGAGCTGCTGGTCTACCTGGCCATGTTCATCCGCACAGAACCACAGCTGTTCCTCGAGATGTTACGTCTGCGCGTCGGACTTATTATACAG GTAATGGCCACGGAGCTTTCACGAACACTGTCATGTGATGGCGAGGAGGCTTCTGAACACCTCCTCAACCTGTCTCCCTTCGAGATGAAGAACTTACTCCACCATATACTCAGCGGAAAGGAGTTTGCTATCAATAGCG tGGGACGCGGTAACTTTTCTATAGTGAGCAACAAGTCTCATAGATATGGCAAGAAGTCACAGATCGTTTTAGAAGGACAATCTCTTCAAGGCGGTATTGAAGACC CACCTATCACAGAGCCAGATCGTCAAGGACAATGGTTGCGCAGACGACGCCTGGATGGCGCGCTCAACCGAGTGCCGCGAGACTTCTACCCACGTGTGTGGGGAGTATTGGAAAGG tgtcaaGGCCTAGTAATCCAAGGCAAGATCCTACAACCAAACCTCACCCAAGAGATGACATCAGGCGAGCTGAAGTTCGCCTTAGCAGTGGAAACAGTATTGAACTCGATACCTCAGCCGGAGTACCGTCAGTTAGTCGTAGAAGCTCTCATGGTGTTGACCCTAGTCGTGGAATATAAGGCCGTAGCTCACCTGGGCGGAACTATTGAGGTGGAGAGTTTGGTGCACAGGGCCAACCAAATATTCTTGGATGATCAG ACGCGCTGCAACGGCGACGCAACTCTCTGCTGCGCGAAGGAGAGCACGCGCGGCACGGCGCTGGtgtgcggcggcgcggcgggcgtgTGCCAGCACCTGTACGACAGCGCGCCGTCGGGCTCGTACGGCACCATGACGTACCTCGCCCGCGCCGTCGCCGCGCTGCTCGCCGACACCATGCCGCTCGACTCGCCCATCGAGTGCACCATCACATAG